The stretch of DNA CTTCGAGCCGATTGCCGATACGGTTTCAGGGAAGGAACGCGAGAAGGCGATCGTCGATTTGCTGCTGACCGCCTTGCAATTCTAAGCCTCGCAAAGATCGGGCGCATGCCGGTGTACCGCACGGTGCGCGAATGGTCATCTTTGCTGGAAATGGAGCGGGCGAAGAGATTCGAACTCTCGACCCCAACCTTGGCAAGGTTGTGCTCTACCCCTGAGCTACGCCCGCTCACTGACGCTCCACGGATCGGCTTGATCCGTCGGGGAGGCGCGCAACTAGCAGCGCACCTTGAGTCCCGCAAGCCAAAAAAATGCATCTTATCTACCGGCCTTGCGATGGGCACGTACCTCCTTCACATTCGCGACAAAAGGCCCACATGGGGCCCACGAAATATCCGCGATGAAAGGTGAATTGCAGTGGCCACTATGGGTTTGAGCATCGACGAGCAAAAGGCCGTCGACCGGTTCCGCAAGGAGATCGTCGAACCGTCGATGACCAAGCTCGTAATCCTCGATTTTTTTGCCGAGTGGTGCGGACCCTGCAAGGCGCTCGCCCCCGTGCTGGAGAAAGTCGCTGCCGACTATGCCGACAAGGGCGTCGAACTGCGCAAGGTCGATGTCGACAAGGAACAGTTCATCGCCGCGCAGTTCCAGGTCCAGTCGATCCCCACCGTCTATGCCATGTTCCAGGGCCAGCCGGTCGCCAACCTGACCAATGCACGCAGCGAAACGCAGCTCAAGCAGGTGCTCGACCAGCTCATCAGCCAGTTGCCGATCCAGCTCGAAGATGGTGCCACCCCGGAGCAGGATGTCAGCCAGTTCGTCGCCATGGGCGAACAGGTGCTGAGTGAAGGCGATGCCGAACGCGCTGCGGGCATCTTCGCGCAGGTGGTCGAGATGGCACCCGATCATGCCGCGGCGCACGCGGGCCTGATCCGTGCATTGGCACAGGCCGGCCATGCTGATCAGGCGCAGGCTGCGCTCGCGGCGGCCGAAGCCAATCCCGCCATGTCAGGCGATCCGGCGCTGGCGCAGGCAAAGAGCACGCTCGAGCTGGCCGCGAACAAGGTCGATGACAGCGAATTAACCGCCCTGCGCGAGAAAGCCGCCGGGGGCACGATGGATGCGCGGTTCGGCTATGCCGAGGCAGCCTTCGCCGCGGGTCAGCGCGATGCGGCAGCGGACGAGCTGCTCGCCATGATCGAGGCCGACCGCGAATGGAACGACGGTGCCGCCAAGGCCAAGCTGCTGCAGATCTTCGAAGCGGTCGGGCTGGAAGACCCATGGGTCGTCGCCACCAGGCGCCGCCTGTCCAAGCTGCTGTTTGGATAAGGCGCGCGTGAGCATCCGCCTCTCGATCTTTCCCCTGCCCGGTGCGATCCTGTTCCCGGGATTGCAGCTGCCACTACACGTCTTTGAGCCGCGCTATCGCGAGCTCGTCGGCAGCGCGCTGGCCAAGAACCGGCTGATCGGGATGATCCAGCCGCAGCAGTCGCGTGAGGGCGCCCCGCTCTACGAGATCGGCTGCGTCGGGCGGATCGGCGATGTCGAAGCGATGGAAGACGGGCGCTACAACATCGTGCTCGATGGCGAGGCGCGCTTTCGCGTGATCCGCGAACTGGACGTGACCACCCCCTTCCGCCAGGTCGAGGCCGAGCTGATCGACGATCCCGAAGACGAGGTCCTCTCAAGCGCAGAACGCGGCAATTTCGAGTTCGAAGCGCGTCGCTTCGCCCAAATCCAGGGCTATTCGGTCGATTGGGATTCGGTCGAGAGGCTCGACGACGAAACGCTGATCAATGGCGTGGCTCAGATCGCCCCGTTCGATACCGCATCGAAACAGGCCCTGCTCGAAGCACCCGACCTATCGGCACGCTGCGAATTGATGATCCAGCTGATGCAGTTCTTCGCCCTGCGCGACGACGGCGACGAGATCGTGACGCTTCAGTAAAACGCGGAGGCGGGCGCGAAATCCTATAGCCCGAACGAGTTCTTCAGCCCGTCGATCACATATTGTGCGGCCAGCGCGGCGAGGAGTACGCCGAGCAGGCGGGTGATGACCGCTTCGACCCGGTCGCCGAACAGTTTCATCAGCGGGCCCGCGGCGATCAGCGCGACCATGGTCAGCAGCAGTACCGCTGCGAGCGCGGCGAGCACCACCAGCGTGCCCTCAAGGCCCTTGGCCGTGCTGGTCAATAGCATGACCGAGGCGATAGCGCCGGGCCCGGCGAGCATCGGCATGGCCATGGGGAAGACCGAAACATCCTCCACCTCGGGCGTTGCGGCGACTTTTTCTGCACGCTCTTCGCGGCGCTGGGTGCGCTTCTCGAAGACCATTTCGAAGGCGATCCAGAATAGCATCAGTCCGCCCGCAATGCGGAAGCTGTCGAGTTCGATATGCAGGGCCCCCAGCAGATCTTCGCCGAACAGCGCGAAGACGACCAGGATCGCCGCAGCGATCGCGGTCGCGCGGATCGCCATATTGCGGCGCTGGGCCTGCGTCGCGCCCTTGGTCAGCCCGGCATAGATCGGCGCGCAGCCCGGTGGGTCGATCACCACGAAGAGGGTGATGAAGGCGGAGATGAAGAGCTGGGTCATGACGGGTTGGCGTCGATGCTTTCTCGTAGGACGAACTGCCAAGCAGAACCGTCCCACATCCTTGCAACGACGCGACGGGATCGGTCGGGCTCAACTGTGACGTACCAATCCAAGGTGCCATCGTCGGAGCCTCCCTTATGGATGGAGGCACCCGGAGGACTAACAATAACTGCTGGGAATTGCTTGCCGTCACAACTGGCTATCTTTGTGCGGATAAAATCGGGTTCTACCAGCGGCTCCGCCACCATATCGCCCTGATCCATCACCCATTTGTATTCGCCATTCTTCTGACGCTGCCAAACGGTGGTGAAATAGCCGGACGTGCCGTTGGAACGCTGCCAGGCGCCGCGCGTCACCGCCAGACTGCCGTCGCAGCTCGACCAGACTTCGTGCGGTTGCCACTTCACCGCTTCGGCCGGGTCAGACTGCTTCTTGAGCCACTCTTGCGCATTCACCGGCTCGGGCACGAACATCACCGCGTCGCCGGTCGCATAGTCGCGGAACGCGGTCCATTGGCCCTTTTCCTGCGCCATGCGGGCAAAGGCGAGTTCGGTGGCGACAACCTTGCTTGGCGTCGCGGTGGGCGTCAGCAGCCGGGCATAGCGATCGTAGCGGCTGGACCCACTCGCGCAGCCTGCCAGGGCAAGAGCCAGCAGGACCGCCGCGAACCTCACAGCGCGCCCTCGGACGGCTCGAGCCCTTCGTTGCGATAGGCCGCGACGATGGTGTTGCGCAGCAGCACGGCAATCGTGGTTGCGCCAACGCCGCCCGGTACCGGGGTGATCGCGCGGACATGGCCCAATGCCTCGTCATAGGCGACATCGCCAACGATGCGGCCCTTCTCTTCCCCCGGCTCGGGATCGAGACGGTTGATCCCGCCATCGAGCACAACCGCACCGGGCTTGAGCCAGTCTCCCTTGATCAGGAACGGTACGCCGACCGCCGCGACCACGATATCCGCGCGCCGCACCACGTCGGGCAGGTTGCGCGTGCGGCTATGCGCCATGGTGACGGTGCAATTTTCCGCCAGCAGCAGCTGCGCCATCGGCTTGCCGAACAGGATCGAGCGACCAATAACGACCGCGTCCATCCCGCTCAAATCGCCCAGCATGTCTTTCAGGATCATGGTGCAGCCGAGCGGGGTGCAGGACACCAGCGCATCCATTCCCAGCACCAGCCGTCCGGCATTTGCCGGAGTGATGCCGTCGACATCTTTGTCGGGATCGATCTCCGCAATCACGGCCTTTTCGTCGAGATGCTTGGGCAAGGGCAGCTGGACGAGGATGCCGTCTACCGTGCGATCGGCATTGAGCTTGCGCACCAGCGCGACGAGTTCATCCTGCGGCGTGTCTGCCGGCAGGCGATACTCGAAACTTTCCATGCCCGCCGCGACGGTCGCCTTGCCCTTGCTGCGGACATAGACCTGGCTGGCGGGATCTTCGCCCACCAGCACCACGGCAAGCCCCGCCTTGCGCCCAGTCGATGCCGCAAACTTCGCCGCATGCTCGCCAACGCGTGCACGCAGTTTGGCGGCGAAGGCCTTCCCGTCGATAACCTCAGCCGTCATCTCAATAGGGCCCCAGGCCCACGAGGATACGGATGAAGATCCAGATGCCAAGCAACAGCACCATGGGCGAGAAATCGACCGCACCCGTATCGGGCATGATCCGCCGGATCGGATTGAGCAGCGGGGCCAGCAGCCGGTTGATCGCGTCGTAAACGCTGTAGAGGAACGGCTGGCGGGGATCGACGATGTTGAAGGCAAACAGCAGGCCGATGATGATCCAGACGATGACGATCATGTTGAGCGTCTGCGACAGCATGATCAGGATATCGATGATGGTATTCATGAAGTCTGCGTTCCCGTTGGTTTAACCTCACCCAGTGCCCTACAAGAGCAATACGCCCTTCGCCAGCCCTATCCGGTGCTGACCAGCGTACCCGCGCCACGCGCGGTGAAGAATTCGAGCAGCATGGCGTGCGGCACGCGCCCATCGAGCACCACCGCTGCCTCGCACCCTGCCTCGACCGCCTTCACGCAGGTTTCGAGCTTGGGGATCATGCCTCCGGTGATCGTGCCGTCTTCGCGCAGGCGGGCGATATCGGTGGGCGTAAGATCGGTCAGCAAATTGCCCTGCTTGTCGAGCACGCCGGAGACATCGGTCAGCAGCAGCAGGCGCGCGGCGCCAAGCGCAGCCGCAAGTGCGCCCGCCATGGTATCGGCGTTGATGTTGTAGGTGTGCCCATCCTCGCCCACCCCGATCGGCGCGACCACCGGGATCATCCCGGCGGCGGTCGCGGTCTCAAGCACGGTGGTGTCGACCTTGGACGGTTCGCCGACAAAACCGAGATCGAGCACTTTCTCGATATTGCTGTCGGGGTCCTTATGGGTGCGCGACAGCTTGGTCGCGGTGACGAGGCCGCCATCCTTGCCCGAAATACCGATCGCCTTGCCTCCCGCGCGGGCGATCGAGCCGACGATCGCCTTGTTGATCGCACCCGAGAGGACCATTTCGGCCACATCCGCAGTCTGCTTGTCGGTGACCCGCAGCCCATCGACGAAGGTGGTTTCGACCCCTAGCTTCTCCAGCATCGCACCGATCTGCGGCCCGCCGCCATGGACCACCACCGGGTTGATCCCGACCGCCTTGAGCAGCACCACGTCCTCGGCGAACTCGCGCGCGGCGCGATCGTCGCCCATGGCATTGCCGCCGTATTTCACCACGAAACTCTTGCCGGCATAGCGCTGGAAATAGGGCAGCGCCTCGATCAGCGTTTCCGCCTTCGCGTGGATGTCGGGGCCGATAGTGCGCTCCTGGACCATAACTCGCTGTAGTCTCCGCTGCCGGTCTGGGTCGAGCGCTTAGCCGTGCGGCTGGCGCGCGTCCACGGGGAATGGCGTGATGGTTAGCTTCCAGCGGCCGGCACGTGGCTACCCACCCAGCGCATCGATCTCTTCGGCGAGGCTGGCGAAATCCTTGTGCCCGGTCACCGGCGCAACGCGTTCGGCCCACACCGCATCGATCTGCGCGCCGACCGCCGGCGGGACCAGCTTCGCGTCGCTTCCCTTCGCCTGCACCTTGGTCGAATCGCTGTCTGCCGGGATACCGACCTTCGCCTCGAGCGCCCCCGCCATCATCGCGTCGTCGAACTTGTCCTTGTGCCGGTACATGTATTCGCGGCTGGTCATGTCCATCACCAGTGCCAGCGAGCTGTTGTCGAGCGGGATGTCGCAGAATGCCGACAGGCGTCGGATCATCGCCGCCCGGTTCGACACCGCCCAACGATAGGTGGCCAGCAACGTATCGGGTTCGTGTCGCCGTGCGTACCAGCTGAGCAGATGGGTGTAATAGTCGCAGCCGCCGGGGCCGCCCGCCATCCATAGCGGGAAAAATTCCTCGATCCCGATGCTGCCCGGTTCGAACATCCAGCCTTCCATGAAGCGGAAGAACGAAACATAGGTCTCGCGCGGATCGCGCAGCGTTACGACATAGCGGCACCCGGCCGGCAGGCGCTCGTATTCGCGATGCGACTTGAACCCGCGCGGCTCGGCCTTCTGCGGCTGGTTCATGTCGCTGTCGGTGATCACCGCGCTGTCTTCCCACGGGGTCATCCGGCTGATGTCGTCGAAGGCCATGTCGCCCGTGCCGGTCGCTGCCGCCATGCGCAGCTGGTGGAACATCTGCTGGATGTAGGTCGTCCCGCTCTTGGCCCAGGTGGTGATGAAGACATCGGTCGGGCGCGGCTCGATCGGCCGGAAGTTCTCGGTCGGGAATCCCGCCAAGGCACCGAAATTGATGACCATTTCCTCGACGCTGCGTGCGCGCCGGCCAAGCCCTGCGGCCATTCGACACCCTTCCCTTCGATTCCGCGCGACCCGGCACGGCTATGCACCGAGGCAACCATGAGGCCAAGCCCCATTGCCCGGTGCTGGCGGGGAGTGCATGCTCACGGCAAGGGACAGGAGCCAAGGAGAGGGAATCATGCAGCAGCTTGAAGGGAAAGTTGCCTTCGTTACCGGCGCGGGATCGGGGATCGGCCTGGGGATCGCGCAAGCGCTCGCCGCAGCCGGGGTCAAGGTCATGTTGTGCGACATCGAACAAGCCGCGCTCGACACGGCGGTCGCGGGGCTCTCCGCAACCAATGCCGATGTCGCGGGCGTACGCGCCGACGTCAGCCTGAAGGACGAGCTGCGCAAGGCGGCGGACGAAACCATCGCGCGCTTCGGCAAGGTCCACATCCTCGTCAACAACGCCGGGGTCGGCGGGGGCGGCGACTATGGCGAATGGACCGACGCCAGCTGGGACTGGACCATCGGGGTCAATCTGATGAGTGTGGTCTGGGGGATCGAGATCTTCGGCCCGCTGATCGAGAAGCATGGCGAAGGCGGGCAGATCGTCTCGACCGCCAGCATCGCGGGGCTGGTCGCGGCTGTGAACCCTTCTTACAACGTCACCAAATACGGCGTCGTCGCCTTGAGCGAAGGGCTGCGCCCGACACTGGCGGAACGTGGCATCGGCGTTTCGGTACTGTGCCCTGGCTTTATTCGCACGCAGATAATGGATTCGCGCCGCAACCTTCCGCCGCGCTTCGGCGACATCGAGGAGATGAACGAAGGCGCCAACGAGATCGTCGCCGCCGCGCGCGAGGCGATCGAGCACGGCATCGACCCGCGTTACGTCGGCGAACTGGTGCGCGAGGGGATCGAGGGCGACTGGCCCTACATCGTCACCGATACCGAGTTCGAGCCGATCATCGCCGAGCGCTTCGCGAACATCACTGCCGCCTTCGACCGCATCCGCGACCGCGTACCCCAGCGTTGAGGGGCGTGTAGGACGAAAATAGGGTTCCCCCGGCGACAACCCGCCAGGATGGAACACATGGAACACGGTCCTGCAGAAACAATCGCCCCTGCCCACAAAGCGCCTGCGCGCTTTTGCGGGCAGGCGGGAAACGGGCGCTGACATGGGGCGCGGTTGGAGCATGTCGGGAGCGATTAGGAAACTGTCCCTGACGGCTAACCTCTTGCCCTTCCTGCAATTTCGGACTAACGGCGCTATCCCGCTCGCGGATGGGCTGCGAGGGGCGCTGCAAGATCAAGGGAGGCAGCCGATGTTTGCATTGCTGATACCTCCGCCCGCGCTCGAATGCGCGGAGACGCGCGCCACCGCCTGAGCCGTCTCGCATCCGCGAGGAACGGCCCAGCCCGTTCCTCCCGCGAGGGAATTTTCCATGTACCTGCGTTTTACCGTGCCCGGCACGGTCACGCGCGCGCACGTCGCGCCGGGGCCGTTCCTGTTGGCCAGCAATCTCTATTGGGATGGCGACCCCGATAACGACCCGGTCCTGATCGCACTGCGGCGCGAGCTTGACTGGTTCAACGACCGCCTGCCCGTGCCCAAACGGTTTTCCGTTCGCGCCAAGGGCCGGTGGTGGAAGGACGGGGTCTGCTGGTTCCGTGACGACGCACGAGAGATGCTTGCCCATATGCAGGCGCTCGTGAGCCTGATCGAGGACTGCGGCATTCCCGTCACGCGCAGCTGGACCCGCGATCCGGGCCAGTTGCTCTATCGCGACCGCTGGCAGGTGGTCGCCATGCCGGAGCGCTATCTGCTCCATTGACGACAACTCCGGGGCGCGCCGCGTTCCGGGCAATTGAAGGAGGCATCCATGCATATCGACTACGACACCATGCCGAGCTTTCGAGCGGACCAGCAAGCGGCGTAAAGGCTTCCCAAGCGAAACCCGCGTCAAACGCGGCCTCAGGACCCTGAAGGGTGGAGAGATCGAACTGCTCGAGAAACTCGGACGGAACGATCCCTGCCCCTGCGGCTCGGGGAAGAGGTTTCAAGCGCTGCTGTCTCATAGACGGGCGGTTCGAAGGGGTCGAACGGCGCGACTACTGGCGATGACAGTGCGGGAGCGAGGGGATGCATGCCCCCTCGCTCCCCGATACCTAGCGATTGTCGAGCTGGGCTCGCACGGCGAGCAGACCGGCGCGGGTGACCCGGTAGGGGCTACCGCCGCGGCTGGCGATGAAGCCGCGCTTCTTAAGCCGGGCGAAGGTCGCCAACCGGCAATCGACCAGCATATGGCCATCGCGATTGTAGCATTCGACCGTGCTGATCGGTGGCCGCGCCTTGTTGCCGCTCGCCTCGCCATCACGCCTGACAAGGATGTGCCCGCCCTGCGCGAGCGCGTGCAGCGTGCGCTGCTCCGCCTTGGAAATACTCATGGGATTGCATTCCGCTATACCGTGCGCGCGCGGGCCTGGCACGGCTGCGCGCGGGAACGGCGGCCCGTTGGACCGCCGGCGATAGCCATGCGTTCACCGGCCCAAGGTCGGGCCGGGCATGGCGATCAGCGGAAGGCAAGCTCTGACATAATTCTCCTGGCGGCGGAGATTAGCGGAGTGGCGGCCGCGCGGTCAATCGCGCGCGCGCATCACACCGCCGCGCGGGCCTGGGTGACGAGCGCGGTGATCTCGTCGAGCAGGGCAAGGCGCTGTTTCTTGAGCGTCTCGGTCCGTTCGTCGCTGGCCGCCTCGGTCTCGGCCTCGATCCGGTGCACCTCGCGGTTGACCTCGTGATATTCGTCCGCAAGCTGCGCGAAATGCGGGTCCTGCGTCTTGAGACGGGTCAACACCTCACGGTCGCGAGCGAAGATCTTGGTCAGTTCATTGGGGGTGTGCTGCGACATGTGGGGTCCTTTCTGCGGTATCCGGGAATCCGATTAGCACACCTGCGCATCCCGTCGTTGCGCTGGATCAATTGCGGCGGAGGCTGCTAGCAAGCCCGCTTGCCCGCTCTGCGCGACGCCTATGCCGAGGACCTCGACGAGAATGGGTGCTCAAGAAGTCTGGCGCCTGAACCGCTCCGAATAAAGAGGCAGGGGGAGCGAGAGGCATGGCTTCCCGCTCCCTTTCCGTATCCGCGTGGCCTGTGCAGGGCCGGTTATTCGGCCTCAGTCCCAGCCTCGCCTTCTCCGGCGGGCACATTGGTCATCTCGGTCTCGGGCAGTTCGACTGGGACCGCATCGGGATCGGGTTCGGTCACGATCAACTCGCCCCCGCCTTCGTCGGTAGCGCCGACTTCGTATTCGCGCTCGTCAGCCTGGTTGCAGGCAGCCAGGGCCAGCGATGCGGCGAGTGACAGGGCGAGACCCGATGCAAGTTTGGGTGGATGATTCATATCACGTACTCCTTGGTACTCCTGGTCTGGCGCGCCACATCTGCGGCAGGCTCAGGCGCCCTCTTTCTCCTGCGCAGCGAACATCCGTCGCAGCACGGCGGCCCGCGCGCGTTCCTCGGTGAAGGCCTTCTCAGGATGCGCTGCAAACTTGGCGAGCAGACACTGCAGCTCCCTTTCGCGATCGGCCATGGTGGTCATGGGCATGGTCTCTCTCCTCTTGCGAGAGGAGACTATAGCACATTCGGCGCGGAGGGCTTTGCGGCAAATCAAGGCTGGTGAGGAGTTCCCCTACGCTCGTCTCGCCTTCGCTTGTTCGCTGCAATTTGCCCAGGTGTAGTGTAGATTATCCTCAAAACCTGTTCGGCAAAATCGGCCAGATCTTCAGCTTCCTCCATTCCGATACCAACAAGATCATGAGCAGCGTCGTTGCCATCTTGGTGAATGCAGCTCGAAAGATCTTCCAATGATCGATCCAGCACTCCATGCTCAAAGAGCCAATCCAGTCTCAAACGCAAATCTTTGTAAGTTTTCCAATTTGCTGGTTTGACCGAGACGTCAGCTTCAGGAGTAGGTGTCTTTTCCCTCGTCGCCGCGTCCAGCACTTTTCGAAACATGGCGCCGCTAGCATCGAAAGCGCCTATCGCAAGACAGTTCGCCCCTTCTTGGAATATTCGTGCTACGGCAGGTTCTACATGCTCAGGAACCCTCCGACTATTTGGTATTTCAAATACCCAGTGCTTGAGTGAGAAAATCACATTTACGTAGATACCGCTATTGCTTGTTGGGGGCGATACCTGCTGATTTTTCGCGCGAAGTAACGCATTTGATGGCTTGGCGCAGCTTCGACAGCGCATATAGCACTCGTACTCAACGCGATAATCATATTCGCGGGAATAAGATTCTGCCAAAATATCAAAAGTCGTTTTATTGTGACCACACCTCGGGCAGTCAGCAATAAACATCGCTTTCTCAGGCTTGCCGGCCACACCAATTACTCCGCCGCTTGCACTCCAGCGTCATCCCCGAACAGCCCCGGGCCTTCGTCCACGGTCTCTTCCTCGTTCGCGGCCTTGGCCTTCTGGCGCTTGTCGAAGCTGGCCCAGACGGTGTTCCAGTCACCCTTGGTCGCGGCCTTCGAATATTCGGTGGCGCGGGTTTCGAAAAAGTTGGCGTGCTCCACGCCGTTGAGCAGCGGGGCGAGCCAGGGGAGCGGGTGGTCGTCGACCATGTAGATCGGCTGCAGGCCCAGCTGGCCCAGCCGCCAGTCGGCGATGTAGCGGATGTACTTCTTGATATCCTTGGCGGTCATGCCGCTGACCGGGCCCATTTCGAAGGCGAGGTCGATGAAGTTGTCTTCCAGCCGCACGGTCTTCTGGCAGATGTCGATGATGTCTTCCTTCACCGCCTTGGTGAAGCAATCACGCTCGCGCACGAATTCGTGGAACAGGCGCACGATGCCTTCGCAGTGGAGGCTTTCGTCGCGCACCGACCAGCTGACGATCTGGCCCATGCCCTTCATCTTGTTGAAGCGCGGGAAGTTCATCAGCATGGCGAAGCTGGCGAACAGCTGCATGCCTTCGGTGAAGCCGCCGAACACCGCCAGTGTGCGGGCGATATCCTCGTCGGTGTCGACGCCGAACTGCTGCAGGAAGTCGTGCTTGTCCTTCATCTCCTCATACTCGAGGAAGGCGGAATATTCCGCTTCGGGCATGCCGATCGTGTCGAGCAGGTGCGAATAGGCGGCAATGTGGACCGTCTCCATGTTGGAGAAGGCGGTCAGCATCATCTTGATTTCGGTCGGCTTGAACACGCGGCCGTAGTGTTCGTGGTAGCAGTTCTGCACCTCGACGTCGGCCTGGGTGAAGAAACGGAAGATCTGCGTAAGCAGGTTGCGTTCATGCTCGCTGATCTTCTGCGCCCAGTCGCGGCAATCCTCGCCCAGCGGCACTTCCTCGGGCAGCCAGTGGACCTGCTGCTGGCGCTTCCAGAACTCGAAAGCCCAGGGATATTCGAAGGGCTTGTAGGTCTTGCGGGCTTCCAGCAACGACATCTTGTATCTCCACGTGTTCGGACCGAACGACTCATATAGGGAATCATGGTCCGGATTCGAAGGCAAGGCCCAACGATTCGACGGGGATAAGATAGCCCATAAGAGCGTCGCAATTGCGACGAAACGGGGAACGCGGCCCAGCCCGGTCCGTTATCCGAATGACGCGACGGAAGGGATCCTCCCTCACCCTTCTTGCGCGCGGGTTCCCGGGGAACAGCGGCCAGGGCCGGTTTCCCCTCTTTGCGGGCCTGGTCCGCGAACCCCGGCGCCCTGCCCCTCGCAAGGGGGGTGGGGCGTCAAACTTGCCTGCCCTACCGCTGCGTTACGTAAGAGCGGGTTTGCGTTGCGTCAGACCAGAAATACCAGCGCGAGCACCAACGCACCGACGAGGCAGACCGCGAAAGCGAAGCCGAGCTTGGCTTCAAGCGGGACGGTAACGCTCGGCAATTCGCTCGGCTCTTTGTCAGCTTCAGGGGGCGGGTCGTTGAGATGCCGCCAAAGCGAGTAGAAGACATTGACCGCTACGAACGAAGCGGCG from Erythrobacter mangrovi encodes:
- a CDS encoding ribonucleotide-diphosphate reductase subunit beta; the protein is MSLLEARKTYKPFEYPWAFEFWKRQQQVHWLPEEVPLGEDCRDWAQKISEHERNLLTQIFRFFTQADVEVQNCYHEHYGRVFKPTEIKMMLTAFSNMETVHIAAYSHLLDTIGMPEAEYSAFLEYEEMKDKHDFLQQFGVDTDEDIARTLAVFGGFTEGMQLFASFAMLMNFPRFNKMKGMGQIVSWSVRDESLHCEGIVRLFHEFVRERDCFTKAVKEDIIDICQKTVRLEDNFIDLAFEMGPVSGMTAKDIKKYIRYIADWRLGQLGLQPIYMVDDHPLPWLAPLLNGVEHANFFETRATEYSKAATKGDWNTVWASFDKRQKAKAANEEETVDEGPGLFGDDAGVQAAE